The Methanohalophilus portucalensis genome window below encodes:
- a CDS encoding DUF2111 domain-containing protein, producing MICLKICKDSTAEDLEPIASAVHSLLGIPTTIRSVNCKGIRMERGEVVDWDYTGPILEKVLEDKTTIRTVPKEGVYKGKAVAVTPIMTPDGELVGSIGVVDLVAALDILSVFREYPDIIDEVEEAKKRHS from the coding sequence ATGATATGCTTGAAAATATGTAAAGACTCTACTGCAGAGGACCTGGAGCCAATTGCATCTGCTGTTCACTCTCTTCTGGGCATTCCGACTACCATACGCAGTGTAAACTGTAAGGGTATCCGAATGGAAAGGGGAGAAGTTGTTGATTGGGATTATACAGGTCCTATACTTGAAAAAGTCCTGGAGGACAAGACCACCATCCGCACAGTCCCCAAAGAAGGTGTGTATAAAGGAAAGGCGGTTGCAGTGACCCCGATAATGACCCCTGACGGAGAATTAGTTGGTTCAATAGGGGTTGTGGACCTTGTGGCCGCTCTGGATATACTTTCTGTTTTCCGGGAATATCCCGATATAATAGATGAAGTGGAAGAGGCCAAAAAAAGGCACTCTTAA
- a CDS encoding serine/threonine-protein kinase RIO2: protein MIADVLKLFPGITSRDFRILTGIEVGMQDHEWVPFDELVKYTRIDHQNLAYRLGELIEKELVVATTRPYEGYRLYFNGYDALAINALVKRGSISALGDEIGVGKESVVHEGMKEPELPIGDPETVIVKFHREGRTSFRDVKRLRGHLVNKEHFSWIYAARLAAGREYEIMSRLYPDISIPRPIDGNRHAIVMEPAKGELLFKVRLEDPEIFFDMIMEQIKKIYCHNIIHADLSEYNVFVNPEGVQIIDWPQYVTPSHPHAEELLMRDISNIAAHFKKKYNLKRDVDELYAQIVSCTDNIKD from the coding sequence ATGATTGCCGATGTACTCAAACTATTTCCTGGTATAACCTCCAGGGACTTTCGTATTCTAACAGGTATTGAAGTAGGCATGCAAGATCATGAATGGGTGCCTTTTGATGAACTTGTGAAATATACACGTATCGACCATCAGAATCTTGCCTATCGGTTAGGTGAATTGATCGAAAAAGAGCTTGTCGTGGCAACAACAAGACCTTATGAAGGCTACAGGCTGTATTTCAATGGTTATGATGCTCTGGCTATCAATGCACTGGTAAAAAGGGGTAGTATCTCCGCTCTTGGGGATGAAATCGGTGTGGGTAAGGAATCGGTTGTTCATGAGGGTATGAAAGAACCTGAATTGCCCATAGGCGATCCTGAAACAGTGATAGTCAAATTCCACAGGGAAGGGCGCACCAGTTTCAGGGATGTCAAAAGGTTGCGCGGGCACCTGGTTAATAAAGAACATTTTTCCTGGATATATGCCGCCCGTCTTGCAGCTGGTCGTGAATACGAAATAATGTCCCGTCTGTATCCTGATATCAGCATTCCCCGGCCAATTGACGGTAACAGGCATGCTATAGTAATGGAACCTGCCAAAGGAGAACTTTTGTTCAAGGTCAGGCTGGAAGATCCCGAAATCTTTTTTGATATGATAATGGAACAGATCAAAAAAATCTATTGCCATAATATAATTCATGCCGATCTGAGTGAGTACAATGTTTTTGTCAATCCTGAAGGTGTGCAGATTATCGATTGGCCTCAGTATGTAACTCCGTCTCATCCTCATGCAGAGGAGCTCCTGATGCGTGATATTTCGAATATAGCTGCTCATTTCAAGAAAAAATATAACCTGAAAAGAGATGTCGATGAATTATATGCACAGATAGTATCCTGTACCGATAACATTAAAGATTAA
- a CDS encoding DUF460 domain-containing protein, with amino-acid sequence MTSNTIYGIDVARGSPRSGQVPRYAVAILKDGSVYRHSMLKMHRIFRMIKDDHPMMIAVDNIYELAKDKKELIHFLEKLPSGVKLVQVTGGLKQVSLPFLAHKYDISINPRDPGDEAEACARLAEMGVGVEVSLFEDKTKIKVSRARSLGRGGWSQNRYRRKVHGAVKVKSREIESILKGAAKERNFNYTSKVVKGFGGYVRCEFTVNARKSDIPIHSSSGSDVQVNVRSLVRDKIQYIPLKSKERRPTIVGVDPGTTVGLSILSLEGDVLHCASYRGISHDEVVKLISEYGKPAIVATDVYPMPAAVEKIRRSFSAVSYSPGGPIPSEEKIELAKPHGYSNDHERDSLSAAISAYKKYRQLFLKIESKSPPYMDIDKIKVEVIKGSSIEEAISSLKEKKQPLKAQKSAAETSDSFSDGIDDETYRKMTEKLKSRDLEIAELQEYVKELIDQRRSRDSTISNLESKIRQMRETERIKLQKEKEISIRNKKIANLKKDIKRLNKRLHDSRAQVNRLKRIKKMESRGEGIPVKVISSFSREAILNVADVYGLKKGDVVYFQDPSGGSASTAGLLADYSPKALIVPAGISYAAKEVFFEKSIPVIEDLEIQKEGDFAVVSPKTLKIAIENWFGIADHWKKEKEEEKLKSLVDEYRSERRRGIT; translated from the coding sequence ATGACATCAAATACCATTTATGGTATAGACGTTGCCAGGGGGTCGCCGCGTTCCGGTCAGGTTCCACGTTATGCAGTTGCTATCCTGAAAGACGGTTCGGTTTACAGGCATTCGATGTTGAAAATGCATCGTATTTTCAGGATGATAAAAGATGATCATCCAATGATGATAGCTGTAGACAATATCTATGAACTGGCAAAAGATAAGAAGGAACTGATTCATTTCCTGGAAAAACTCCCTTCAGGTGTGAAACTCGTACAGGTCACAGGTGGATTGAAGCAGGTTTCCCTGCCCTTTCTTGCCCACAAGTATGATATTTCAATAAATCCCCGTGATCCCGGGGATGAAGCAGAAGCCTGTGCAAGACTGGCTGAAATGGGGGTAGGAGTGGAAGTATCCCTTTTTGAGGATAAAACAAAAATAAAGGTAAGCAGGGCGCGTTCTCTTGGCCGGGGAGGTTGGAGTCAGAATCGTTATCGACGTAAGGTTCACGGAGCTGTGAAAGTAAAAAGCCGTGAGATCGAGTCGATACTTAAAGGGGCTGCAAAGGAGCGCAACTTCAATTATACAAGCAAAGTCGTCAAGGGTTTTGGAGGTTATGTCAGGTGTGAATTTACCGTTAATGCACGCAAGTCCGACATACCCATCCATTCTTCATCAGGTTCGGATGTGCAGGTAAATGTCAGGAGTCTTGTGAGGGATAAGATACAGTACATACCTTTGAAAAGCAAGGAACGTAGGCCTACCATCGTGGGTGTTGACCCGGGCACGACTGTTGGCCTTTCCATACTTTCCCTTGAAGGTGATGTTCTACATTGCGCCAGTTATCGGGGTATTTCCCATGATGAAGTGGTGAAACTTATTTCTGAATACGGTAAACCTGCAATAGTGGCGACCGATGTATACCCAATGCCTGCAGCAGTGGAAAAAATCAGGCGTAGTTTCAGTGCTGTCAGTTATTCTCCTGGTGGCCCCATTCCATCGGAAGAAAAGATTGAACTGGCAAAACCTCATGGTTACTCCAATGACCATGAAAGAGATTCTCTTTCCGCTGCCATATCAGCTTATAAAAAATACAGACAACTTTTCCTGAAGATTGAAAGCAAGTCTCCTCCTTACATGGATATCGATAAAATAAAAGTCGAAGTTATCAAAGGTTCATCCATAGAAGAGGCTATTAGTTCTTTGAAGGAAAAGAAGCAACCATTGAAGGCCCAAAAAAGTGCAGCAGAAACTTCTGATTCTTTTTCTGATGGTATTGATGATGAAACCTACCGTAAAATGACAGAAAAACTCAAAAGCAGGGATTTGGAGATTGCTGAATTGCAGGAATATGTGAAAGAGCTCATTGATCAACGCAGGTCAAGGGATAGTACAATCTCCAACCTGGAATCAAAAATTCGGCAAATGCGTGAAACTGAACGTATTAAACTGCAAAAGGAAAAAGAGATTTCAATTCGTAATAAGAAAATTGCGAACCTTAAAAAGGATATCAAACGTCTGAATAAGAGACTTCATGATTCCAGGGCTCAGGTAAATCGCCTTAAACGTATAAAAAAGATGGAAAGCAGGGGTGAAGGCATTCCTGTGAAGGTCATTTCCTCTTTTAGCCGTGAAGCCATCTTGAATGTAGCAGATGTATATGGCTTAAAAAAAGGTGATGTTGTTTATTTCCAGGACCCCAGTGGAGGAAGCGCTTCAACTGCTGGCCTGCTTGCCGATTATTCACCAAAAGCGCTGATCGTGCCTGCAGGAATATCTTATGCGGCAAAAGAGGTATTTTTCGAGAAAAGTATTCCTGTAATTGAAGATCTGGAAATACAAAAGGAGGGTGATTTTGCAGTTGTATCTCCTAAAACTTTGAAAATTGCAATTGAAAACTGGTTTGGCATAGCTGATCACTGGAAAAAAGAAAAAGAGGAAGAGAAATTAAAATCCCTTGTGGATGAATATAGAAGTGAGCGCCGTCGTGGCATAACCTGA
- a CDS encoding ferredoxin domain-containing protein: MEQNPEKKEVAEMARIILAAARTAPKGKGIDDIVTALADRKDMEDIASKMENIADEKGDGFQFLKRDAANVRQADAFIAIGVKHAEPLKLNCAACGFATCAEMKAQKRIEGDYAGPNCAFKNIDLGIAIGSAVAKAKDLCIDNRIMYSAGNAARSLGLVEADVVMGIPLSVSGKNPFFDRKWP, from the coding sequence ATGGAACAAAATCCGGAAAAAAAAGAAGTAGCAGAAATGGCGAGGATCATATTAGCAGCAGCCAGAACTGCTCCAAAGGGCAAGGGAATTGATGATATAGTAACTGCCCTGGCTGATAGAAAAGATATGGAAGATATCGCAAGCAAGATGGAAAATATCGCTGATGAAAAGGGTGATGGATTCCAATTCCTGAAAAGGGATGCAGCAAATGTAAGACAGGCGGATGCCTTTATAGCTATAGGAGTCAAACATGCCGAGCCGCTTAAATTAAACTGTGCTGCCTGCGGCTTTGCAACATGTGCAGAAATGAAAGCTCAAAAAAGGATAGAAGGAGATTATGCGGGTCCTAACTGTGCTTTCAAGAACATAGACCTCGGAATTGCTATTGGATCTGCTGTGGCTAAAGCAAAAGACCTGTGCATAGATAACCGTATAATGTACTCGGCAGGAAACGCTGCACGTTCACTGGGTTTGGTAGAAGCGGATGTCGTTATGGGAATTCCATTAAGCGTTTCAGGAAAGAATCCTTTCTTTGACAGGAAATGGCCCTGA
- the mobA gene encoding molybdenum cofactor guanylyltransferase, with translation MHENVIFNAGIVGTMPRSALILAGGKGKRFGYKEKALIEIEGTPVISRIISTLEPLVDEIIISLRDKHQYDLLAPVMGKLPTAFDEQEGVGPLAGILAGLKAASYEYIFVTACDMPFPDPKIVEFLFSRSKGHDCALIKRKNGSYEPLCAVYRVCLLIPLIEKSIRDNRYFILSPVFEMNDMVEVDIAEIEKMDPFFACLQNINTLDDLRAVRNDFNGS, from the coding sequence TTGCACGAAAATGTAATATTCAATGCCGGGATTGTTGGCACTATGCCACGTTCGGCCCTGATACTTGCAGGAGGAAAAGGAAAACGGTTTGGTTATAAAGAAAAGGCCCTGATAGAGATTGAAGGAACGCCTGTAATCAGCCGGATAATCAGCACACTCGAGCCTCTTGTGGATGAAATAATAATATCCCTGCGGGATAAACACCAATATGATTTACTTGCTCCAGTTATGGGAAAATTACCGACGGCTTTTGACGAGCAGGAAGGTGTCGGCCCCCTTGCAGGCATACTGGCAGGATTAAAAGCTGCCTCTTATGAATATATTTTTGTCACAGCCTGTGATATGCCTTTTCCTGACCCTAAAATAGTTGAGTTTCTCTTCTCAAGGTCCAAAGGTCACGATTGCGCTCTCATAAAAAGAAAAAACGGCAGTTATGAGCCTCTCTGTGCAGTTTACAGAGTTTGCCTGCTGATTCCCCTCATTGAAAAGTCGATACGGGATAACAGGTATTTCATTCTGTCACCCGTATTTGAAATGAATGACATGGTTGAAGTGGATATAGCTGAAATTGAAAAAATGGATCCATTCTTTGCATGCCTCCAAAATATTAATACTCTGGATGACCTCAGGGCAGTCAGGAATGATTTCAACGGGTCATAA
- a CDS encoding MBL fold metallo-hydrolase produces the protein MRIDFKGGCREVGRSAILVNEEILIDYGIKPGDRPDYPVDGIFPKSIFVSHGHLDHCGAVPNLMDLSPEVYMTHMTSRFTEILGRDTLKISERRGLPEPYDEGDLQKLSQITRRKHFGEEVRTNDYLARIYSAGHIPGASSIYLEDKKGESLLYTGDISTIDSRLVSKADTMPDADILITESTYFGEDHPPRQEIEKAFIESIIDTIDIGGTVIIPAFAIGRTQEIMMLLHSEKIPCFVDGMGVAMTDEMLNHPEYLKDPQKLEKAFGFATTVKGNKRNKIPLEGSVIVTTAGMLNGGPVLHYLDKKADDPKTKVMLTGYQVEGTNGRLALDSGFLEINDRIQHLRCKLEQYDFSAHCGDKELKELVRDFCDRGTETVYTMHGDDAEEFAQWIRDEIGVEAYAPSTGETLMTR, from the coding sequence ATGCGTATTGATTTTAAGGGGGGTTGCAGGGAGGTAGGACGATCTGCAATTCTGGTGAATGAAGAGATCCTGATAGATTACGGCATCAAACCGGGAGACAGGCCTGATTATCCTGTAGATGGCATTTTTCCGAAAAGCATTTTTGTCTCCCACGGCCATCTTGACCATTGCGGAGCGGTTCCCAACCTCATGGACCTGAGTCCAGAGGTGTACATGACACATATGACATCCAGGTTTACTGAAATCCTGGGCAGGGACACACTAAAAATATCAGAAAGAAGAGGATTACCCGAACCGTATGATGAAGGAGATTTGCAGAAACTTTCCCAGATTACAAGAAGAAAGCACTTTGGAGAAGAGGTCAGGACAAACGACTATCTTGCCAGGATCTATAGTGCAGGGCACATACCGGGTGCATCATCGATATATCTTGAGGATAAAAAAGGAGAAAGTCTGCTTTATACAGGTGATATAAGTACCATTGATTCCAGGCTTGTATCAAAAGCTGACACAATGCCTGATGCGGATATATTGATTACAGAGAGCACATACTTCGGAGAAGACCACCCACCCCGACAGGAGATCGAGAAGGCATTTATTGAATCTATTATTGATACAATTGATATTGGTGGTACGGTCATTATCCCTGCTTTTGCCATTGGACGGACACAGGAAATTATGATGTTACTCCATTCGGAGAAGATTCCCTGTTTTGTGGATGGCATGGGAGTGGCAATGACAGATGAGATGCTGAATCATCCAGAATATCTAAAAGATCCACAAAAACTGGAAAAGGCATTTGGTTTTGCTACTACTGTAAAAGGAAACAAGAGAAATAAAATTCCTCTGGAAGGTTCGGTCATAGTAACAACTGCGGGAATGCTTAATGGCGGTCCTGTACTCCATTATCTGGATAAGAAAGCTGACGATCCGAAAACAAAAGTAATGCTTACGGGATACCAGGTAGAAGGAACAAATGGCAGACTTGCTCTTGATAGTGGTTTTCTCGAAATAAATGACCGAATACAACATCTGAGATGCAAACTGGAGCAATACGATTTTTCGGCCCATTGCGGGGATAAAGAGTTGAAAGAACTCGTAAGGGACTTTTGCGACAGGGGAACTGAAACCGTGTACACAATGCACGGGGATGATGCGGAAGAGTTCGCACAATGGATACGGGACGAGATTGGTGTTGAGGCCTATGCCCCTTCAACCGGTGAAACCCTTATGACCCGTTGA
- a CDS encoding DNA topoisomerase I, with protein MHLIIAEKQIAARRIASILSPKKPQKKRISGIDSYEFGNDEKTIVIGLSGHIVQLDFPPAYNNWQKVEAKELVDAELIVTPTHAKIVSALKKLGKKATKVTIATDYDREGELIGVEALNIVKGVNENIEYERAVYSAITPAAIKEAFENTTKIDFNLADAGHSRQVIDLVWGASLTRFISLASRRLGKQFLSVGRVQSPTLALIVDREKEREAFVPTPYWEIYVDLAKNGENFKIRHKKTRFWEKEEADRVFGVIGDEALVSSLETSTKEDKPPTPFNTTEFIRAANSIGFTPANAMRIAESLYTNGYISYPRTDNTVYPSTIDLREQIEIFSKGHFSEYAKKLLAKKELKPTKGKKETTDHPPIFPASVAKKSQLKEDEWKLYELVVRRFFATFAENAEWETMKVRFDINEEEFRANGSRLVKSGWRWYYPYNAPEDRLFPALEEGEILPVNDKEMLDKETNPPGRYGQGRLIKMMEDMALGTKATRHEIISKLYSRAYVHGNPLQPTQTAYAVVEGLENYAPTITRPDMTSTLEEDMDRIAEGNTSEEKVLQQSRYMLTDVFKELEDNREKISESLREGLRKDKIIGKCPDCGCDLIVRRSRRGSRFIGCEGYPDCTFSLPLPKSGHILVTDKTCDKHSLYHIKVKGQKKRAWDLGCPYCNYLEWKEEQKKEKAATPRPEKISDIPGIGKVTEEKLNSAGISTVDELENSDANEISKTTNIPLGKIIRWQEAVAY; from the coding sequence ATGCACCTGATAATAGCCGAAAAACAAATTGCAGCAAGAAGAATTGCATCTATTCTCAGTCCAAAAAAGCCGCAGAAAAAAAGGATTAGCGGTATTGACTCCTATGAGTTTGGGAACGATGAAAAAACCATAGTTATCGGGCTTAGCGGACATATAGTCCAGCTCGATTTCCCTCCCGCATATAATAACTGGCAGAAGGTTGAAGCAAAAGAACTCGTAGACGCCGAACTTATTGTTACACCCACCCACGCAAAAATTGTGAGCGCCCTGAAAAAACTCGGTAAAAAAGCAACAAAGGTTACGATTGCCACTGACTACGATAGGGAAGGTGAGCTTATTGGTGTTGAAGCTCTCAATATCGTAAAGGGAGTAAACGAAAACATCGAATATGAAAGGGCAGTATACAGTGCAATCACACCTGCAGCTATCAAGGAAGCATTCGAAAACACTACAAAAATCGATTTCAATCTCGCAGATGCAGGACATTCCAGACAGGTGATTGATCTGGTATGGGGTGCCAGTCTCACACGTTTTATTTCCCTGGCCTCCAGAAGACTTGGAAAGCAATTCCTATCGGTCGGACGTGTACAGTCACCAACCCTTGCCCTTATTGTGGACAGAGAAAAAGAGAGAGAAGCTTTTGTACCTACACCTTACTGGGAAATATATGTAGACCTGGCTAAAAACGGAGAAAATTTCAAAATCAGGCATAAGAAAACCCGCTTCTGGGAAAAGGAAGAAGCAGACCGGGTATTTGGAGTTATTGGTGATGAAGCACTGGTCTCTTCCCTGGAAACTTCCACTAAAGAAGACAAGCCACCCACGCCGTTCAATACAACCGAATTCATAAGGGCTGCCAACTCGATTGGATTTACCCCGGCCAATGCCATGAGAATAGCAGAATCCCTCTATACCAACGGTTATATTTCATACCCCAGGACCGACAATACTGTCTATCCCTCAACAATTGACCTGCGGGAACAGATAGAAATTTTCTCTAAAGGCCATTTCAGTGAATATGCAAAAAAGCTGTTGGCAAAAAAAGAGCTCAAACCCACAAAGGGAAAGAAAGAAACTACAGACCATCCGCCAATCTTCCCTGCATCAGTTGCGAAGAAATCCCAGCTTAAGGAAGATGAATGGAAACTGTATGAACTTGTAGTCAGGCGTTTCTTTGCTACGTTTGCCGAAAATGCAGAATGGGAAACCATGAAAGTCAGGTTTGATATCAATGAAGAGGAATTCAGGGCAAATGGTTCCAGGCTTGTAAAGTCAGGATGGAGATGGTATTACCCCTACAATGCTCCGGAAGATAGATTATTCCCTGCTTTGGAAGAAGGGGAGATACTTCCTGTTAATGATAAAGAAATGCTTGATAAGGAAACGAACCCTCCGGGCAGATACGGTCAGGGAAGACTTATCAAAATGATGGAAGACATGGCCTTGGGAACAAAAGCCACACGTCATGAGATTATAAGCAAACTTTACTCAAGAGCATACGTGCATGGCAATCCCCTCCAGCCTACCCAGACTGCATATGCGGTGGTAGAAGGCCTGGAAAATTATGCCCCCACAATTACCAGACCAGACATGACCAGTACCCTTGAAGAAGACATGGATCGCATTGCAGAGGGCAATACATCTGAAGAAAAGGTACTGCAGCAATCCAGGTACATGCTGACAGATGTCTTTAAGGAACTGGAGGATAACCGTGAGAAAATATCCGAATCCCTCAGGGAAGGCCTGAGAAAAGATAAGATCATTGGCAAATGTCCGGATTGTGGCTGTGACCTGATCGTACGACGCTCACGCCGGGGTTCAAGATTTATCGGATGCGAGGGATATCCCGACTGTACATTTTCCCTGCCCCTTCCAAAAAGCGGACATATACTTGTTACCGACAAGACATGTGACAAACACAGCCTGTACCACATAAAAGTAAAGGGGCAGAAGAAAAGAGCATGGGATCTGGGGTGTCCCTATTGTAACTACCTTGAATGGAAAGAAGAACAAAAGAAAGAAAAAGCTGCAACACCTCGACCGGAAAAGATCAGTGATATTCCGGGTATCGGGAAAGTTACCGAAGAAAAACTAAATTCTGCAGGCATTTCAACTGTCGATGAACTTGAAAATTCAGATGCAAACGAAATTTCAAAAACTACAAATATACCTCTGGGTAAAATAATCCGATGGCAGGAAGCAGTTGCATATTAA
- a CDS encoding TIGR00725 family protein has protein sequence MEIQIGVIGAGSCDSEIDSLAEEVGREIAKRRACLLCGGMKGVMEAACRGCKKEGGKTIGILPGPSANEANPYVDIAIVTDMGHARNAIIAASCDAAIAVGGEYGTLSEIALSIKNGKPVIRLCSKWDIEGTIPAHSAKEAVDMAFKKIN, from the coding sequence ATGGAGATACAGATTGGAGTTATCGGAGCCGGGTCCTGCGACAGTGAAATCGACAGCCTTGCAGAAGAGGTGGGAAGGGAGATTGCAAAACGGAGAGCCTGCCTTCTTTGTGGTGGCATGAAAGGTGTTATGGAAGCTGCCTGCAGGGGATGTAAGAAAGAAGGCGGCAAAACTATTGGAATACTGCCCGGGCCTTCTGCAAATGAAGCAAACCCTTATGTTGACATCGCCATAGTAACGGACATGGGACATGCAAGAAATGCAATCATTGCGGCTTCATGCGATGCGGCTATAGCAGTTGGCGGGGAATATGGTACATTATCAGAGATAGCACTGTCTATTAAAAACGGCAAACCAGTCATCAGACTTTGTTCAAAGTGGGATATTGAAGGAACAATCCCTGCCCATTCGGCAAAAGAAGCGGTAGATATGGCATTTAAAAAGATAAATTGA
- a CDS encoding DUF367 family protein: protein MKEFRLHIYHARQCDPKKCTGKRLKKFDLVRLHEKINSLPKGSILLDPLAEKALSPADGEISDIIVLDCSWNTVEEIFPKLLRRKLQHRALPYLLASNPVNFGKPFKMNSVEAFAAALYILGNKDQAENILSKFRWGHTFLELNREPLEDYSKANNSEDIIQIQNEYI from the coding sequence ATGAAAGAATTCAGACTCCATATTTATCATGCCCGTCAATGTGATCCCAAAAAATGCACAGGTAAAAGACTCAAAAAATTTGATCTGGTCCGACTGCATGAAAAAATAAATTCACTCCCAAAGGGATCCATCTTACTGGACCCACTGGCAGAAAAAGCCCTTTCTCCTGCAGACGGTGAGATTTCAGACATTATTGTCCTTGACTGTTCCTGGAATACTGTGGAAGAAATTTTTCCTAAACTGTTGCGCCGCAAGTTACAGCATCGTGCGTTGCCCTATCTACTAGCTTCAAATCCGGTGAATTTTGGCAAACCTTTTAAAATGAATTCTGTCGAAGCTTTTGCAGCGGCTTTATATATTCTGGGAAACAAAGATCAGGCGGAAAATATTCTGTCAAAATTCCGATGGGGACATACTTTTCTGGAACTTAACAGAGAACCTCTGGAAGATTATAGTAAAGCAAACAATAGTGAAGACATCATACAAATCCAGAATGAATACATCTGA
- a CDS encoding metallophosphoesterase: MNQNEQFQANLTHARNLFREEDAVIRIKELPTMIIGDLHGDLEALNMAISIKEELEPANIIFLGDYVDRGRNSAEVLSRLLELKIASPKNVFLLRGNHETKQMNEKSGFFDELKDSELFNFANIVFEEMPVAAVINKKIFCVHGGIEDIIKTTAITKQNSFNYLWNDPSEIPGLNFSIRGRDIRTFGPDIVERFLHLNDLQMIIRAHSSLDTGYKWWFGNKLLSIHSTLNNHSNPAKGAVCLIKKDQLEIYTYGKTEYGTRIIDKTRNDL; encoded by the coding sequence ATGAACCAGAACGAACAATTTCAGGCCAATCTAACACATGCGAGAAACTTGTTCAGGGAAGAAGATGCAGTAATAAGAATAAAAGAGCTTCCCACAATGATAATCGGGGATTTGCATGGGGACCTTGAAGCCCTGAACATGGCAATTTCAATTAAAGAAGAGTTAGAGCCTGCAAATATAATATTCCTGGGAGATTATGTAGATCGTGGAAGAAATTCTGCAGAAGTCCTTTCAAGATTGTTGGAATTAAAGATTGCCTCACCAAAAAATGTCTTCCTCCTGAGAGGGAATCATGAAACAAAGCAGATGAACGAGAAAAGTGGATTCTTTGATGAGCTGAAGGATAGTGAGCTGTTCAATTTTGCTAATATCGTGTTTGAAGAAATGCCTGTAGCAGCTGTAATAAACAAAAAAATATTCTGCGTCCACGGCGGTATCGAGGATATTATAAAAACAACAGCGATCACAAAACAAAATTCATTTAATTATCTCTGGAATGACCCGTCTGAGATACCGGGCCTGAACTTCTCCATAAGAGGAAGAGATATACGGACCTTTGGCCCTGACATTGTGGAAAGATTTCTGCACCTTAATGACCTGCAAATGATTATTCGTGCCCATAGTTCACTGGATACAGGATATAAATGGTGGTTTGGAAATAAATTACTTTCAATACATTCCACACTGAATAACCATAGCAATCCTGCAAAGGGTGCTGTTTGCCTGATCAAAAAGGATCAGCTTGAAATATACACATATGGAAAAACTGAATATGGCACAAGGATTATTGACAAAACCAGGAATGATCTTTGA
- a CDS encoding DUF5518 domain-containing protein, translated as MGLIKGAVIGLIVTFVLYLVPFVNMFSPFIGGFAGAYSEVRSAWDGFLVGTLMFILMVIPGFILAGFVGSLFQNIPGLMAIVTGLGAGMFFLIMLHTGIIGIIGAVLGGLLAHD; from the coding sequence ATGGGTTTGATTAAAGGTGCCGTCATAGGCTTGATAGTAACATTTGTACTTTATTTAGTTCCGTTTGTAAACATGTTTTCTCCATTTATAGGCGGCTTTGCAGGAGCTTATTCCGAGGTGCGCTCTGCATGGGATGGCTTTTTAGTAGGCACATTAATGTTCATATTGATGGTGATTCCCGGTTTTATTCTGGCAGGCTTTGTGGGTTCCCTTTTCCAAAATATACCGGGTTTGATGGCAATTGTAACAGGACTGGGTGCAGGCATGTTCTTCCTGATTATGTTGCATACCGGTATAATTGGTATTATTGGAGCAGTTCTCGGTGGGCTGCTGGCTCATGATTAA